Proteins encoded by one window of Methanobacterium sp.:
- a CDS encoding ATP-grasp domain-containing protein, which translates to MKKILVVGTNTRPVACSAKKMGNTVYSVDYFCTSDLVKCSDYLRCILSQLPYETCGNYAEKYDSNLLHEYAYEVVDDVDYIFCSSGAVPEKFPESKIIGNKKIGHVEDKYKLYKSLKKKFNVPETFLISSYQEASQIVDNNPDKKFIIKPVIGAGGKDIRRFEETTENSDFSRFMLQEVIKGESISASVLSTKEEAKTILTSMQLIGDSWLGQPDEFAYCGNIVPHKDDPKIKKLAEDVIMELSLVGSNGVDMIDTGDEIYVIEANPRFQGTLECAEEVLGINMFDAHFKASNGTLIDVPKPKGYAVKMVVFAKWRSIAGDLNFGGVYDIPEKNVIIEKDEPAATVVESGKTLEEAIYNGKRTVEKVYGALNPYPGKIMVRNVNI; encoded by the coding sequence ATGAAGAAAATACTTGTTGTAGGTACAAATACGCGACCTGTGGCATGTTCTGCAAAAAAAATGGGAAATACAGTATATTCTGTAGATTATTTTTGTACAAGTGACCTGGTTAAGTGTTCTGACTATTTAAGATGTATACTATCACAATTACCCTATGAAACATGTGGTAATTATGCAGAAAAATATGATTCGAACTTACTTCATGAATATGCCTATGAAGTTGTTGACGATGTTGATTATATATTCTGCAGCTCTGGAGCAGTGCCAGAAAAATTTCCAGAATCAAAGATAATTGGAAATAAGAAAATAGGACATGTAGAGGATAAATATAAACTTTATAAATCCCTTAAAAAGAAATTTAATGTTCCAGAAACCTTTTTAATTTCGTCTTATCAGGAAGCATCCCAAATAGTTGATAACAATCCAGATAAAAAATTCATTATTAAGCCAGTTATTGGTGCTGGTGGTAAAGATATCCGGAGATTTGAGGAAACCACTGAAAATTCTGATTTCAGTAGATTCATGCTGCAGGAAGTTATAAAAGGTGAAAGTATCAGTGCCTCAGTTTTATCCACAAAAGAAGAAGCAAAAACAATCTTAACAAGTATGCAGTTGATTGGTGATAGCTGGCTTGGACAGCCGGATGAATTTGCATACTGTGGAAATATAGTGCCTCATAAAGATGATCCCAAAATAAAAAAATTAGCTGAAGATGTTATAATGGAACTATCTCTTGTTGGATCAAATGGAGTAGATATGATAGATACTGGTGATGAGATTTATGTAATTGAGGCTAATCCAAGATTCCAGGGGACTTTGGAATGTGCTGAAGAAGTACTGGGAATAAACATGTTTGATGCACACTTTAAAGCATCTAATGGAACATTAATAGATGTTCCCAAACCAAAAGGATACGCTGTTAAAATGGTTGTATTTGCTAAATGGCGTTCAATTGCTGGAGATTTAAATTTTGGGGGGGTATATGATATTCCCGAAAAAAATGTAATAATTGAAAAGGATGAACCTGCAGCTACAGTTGTGGAAAGTGGTAAAACTCTTGAGGAAGCAATTTATAATGGAAAGCGCACTGTTGAAAAAGTATATGGTGCACTTAATCCATATCCTGGGAAAATAATGGTCAGAAATGTCAATATTTAG
- a CDS encoding DUF61 family protein, with protein MSKLDRADNILKKQVVSLNRHLPRRRKTLAELLQEEKPHVLGADGTRHRFKNAELKKIASIIEEKEYKNLKLPIYIEIESSTSGARITGRLETMIVCRILNIDPCKRELFIYRHDIKELRNVFPTTTQYIFLVR; from the coding sequence ATGAGTAAATTAGATCGTGCTGATAATATTCTGAAAAAACAAGTCGTCAGTTTAAACAGACATCTTCCCCGAAGAAGGAAAACACTTGCTGAGCTCTTGCAAGAAGAAAAACCTCACGTATTAGGGGCAGATGGCACAAGACATAGATTTAAGAATGCTGAACTTAAGAAAATAGCATCAATAATTGAAGAAAAAGAATACAAAAACTTGAAACTTCCTATTTATATTGAAATTGAGTCAAGTACATCTGGAGCAAGAATAACAGGAAGACTCGAAACCATGATTGTGTGCAGAATATTGAATATTGATCCATGTAAAAGGGAACTTTTTATATATAGACATGATATAAAAGAGCTAAGGAATGTGTTTCCAACTACTACACAGTATATATTTTTAGTGAGATAA
- a CDS encoding Dna2/Cas4 domain-containing protein has translation MSFGANLIPHPSISGVKIVRNKNNFPISWLNTQGYCEYSIFLENVRKIRTAPTKAMIQGSREHLVLEEKFKEEAEPATFDEMLETSKTAEILSRELPVISATYGIRGFIDEVWMTPEEFIIIDDKPGTIAYQSSINQVYGYCLAFKDMSKEDRKIVASLRQRGTDNVFWASYFDERAEKQITDIINHIHELISGKKDFNSTDNPNKCIKCRFNHSCDRRV, from the coding sequence ATGTCATTTGGTGCAAACTTAATTCCACATCCATCAATTTCAGGGGTTAAAATTGTCCGGAATAAAAATAACTTTCCAATCAGCTGGTTAAATACTCAAGGGTACTGTGAATACAGTATTTTTCTTGAAAACGTACGTAAAATCAGAACCGCACCTACAAAAGCCATGATTCAGGGATCCCGTGAGCATTTGGTCTTAGAAGAGAAATTCAAAGAAGAAGCTGAACCAGCAACCTTTGATGAGATGCTGGAAACATCAAAAACCGCCGAAATTTTATCTAGAGAATTACCTGTAATTTCAGCCACCTATGGGATAAGAGGATTTATTGACGAAGTATGGATGACGCCGGAAGAATTTATTATAATAGATGATAAACCGGGAACTATCGCTTATCAATCAAGTATTAATCAGGTATACGGATACTGTCTGGCATTTAAGGACATGAGTAAAGAAGATAGGAAGATTGTTGCTTCTCTACGCCAGAGAGGGACTGATAATGTTTTCTGGGCTTCATATTTTGATGAAAGGGCTGAAAAACAAATAACTGACATTATTAACCATATACATGAATTGATTTCTGGTAAAAAAGATTTTAATTCAACAGACAATCCTAATAAATGCATTAAATGCAGATTCAACCATTCATGCGATAGACGAGTTTAA
- a CDS encoding MFS transporter, whose amino-acid sequence MDNGQRNRILLLLFIGVFMGALDIGIVGPALPAIKSFFGINERILSWIFAIYILFFMIGTPLMAKLSDMYGRRPVYIFDIALFAAGSIITAFSTSFEMLLLGRAVQGFGAGGIFPVASAFIGDTFPPEKRGSALGIIGSVFGLSAVFGPILGGLVLNYGWQWLFLINIPIAAVIIAAGYIILPKTKRQWVPGFDWYGTIVLGVLVAALAFGVNQIDTSNFAESIKSIYVWPFLLISMLLLPVLWKVEKSAEDPVIQINLLKNREVKLATGISIGSGLSQVAIVFLPSFAVISLSLSASTASLMVLPLVIAMAVSAPVIGKLLDKYGSKKVMLSGSLILITGLLILSFFASSFYLFILSGIIVGMGLITIIGAPLRYIMLSESPPQYRASGQALININSSAGQLVGGALVGGIIASKGSNYAGYELAYITVAFVAIVILFLTIGLKGRKEQVETMKG is encoded by the coding sequence ATGGACAATGGACAGAGGAACAGAATATTACTACTGCTTTTTATCGGCGTTTTTATGGGTGCACTGGACATAGGAATTGTGGGTCCTGCACTACCTGCTATTAAATCTTTTTTTGGAATTAATGAGAGGATTCTCTCATGGATTTTTGCCATATATATCCTTTTTTTTATGATAGGAACTCCATTAATGGCTAAATTGTCAGACATGTACGGTAGAAGACCAGTCTATATTTTTGACATTGCTTTATTTGCTGCTGGTTCTATTATAACTGCATTTTCAACTTCATTTGAGATGCTACTTCTTGGAAGAGCTGTACAAGGTTTTGGGGCTGGAGGAATATTCCCTGTTGCCAGTGCTTTTATAGGCGATACATTTCCTCCAGAAAAAAGAGGTTCTGCCCTGGGAATCATAGGTTCTGTATTTGGGTTATCAGCAGTTTTTGGTCCGATTCTGGGAGGTTTGGTTTTAAATTATGGATGGCAATGGCTGTTTCTAATAAATATTCCAATTGCGGCAGTGATCATTGCTGCAGGTTATATTATACTTCCCAAAACAAAAAGACAATGGGTTCCTGGCTTTGATTGGTATGGAACCATTGTGCTGGGAGTTCTTGTTGCTGCGCTTGCATTTGGCGTAAATCAAATAGATACAAGTAATTTTGCAGAAAGCATTAAATCTATCTATGTTTGGCCTTTTTTACTGATTTCAATGCTATTATTACCTGTTTTATGGAAAGTTGAAAAAAGCGCTGAAGACCCGGTGATTCAGATTAATCTATTAAAAAACAGGGAAGTTAAGCTTGCAACTGGCATATCCATAGGTTCTGGTTTAAGCCAGGTGGCCATTGTATTTTTACCATCATTTGCAGTGATTTCATTATCTTTATCTGCATCTACGGCGAGTTTAATGGTGCTTCCCTTGGTTATTGCAATGGCTGTTAGTGCTCCTGTAATTGGAAAGTTGCTTGATAAATATGGTTCCAAAAAAGTGATGCTTTCTGGTAGTTTAATATTAATTACAGGCCTGCTTATTTTAAGTTTCTTTGCTTCATCTTTTTATTTATTCATATTATCAGGAATTATTGTGGGCATGGGACTGATTACAATTATTGGAGCTCCTTTGAGGTATATAATGTTGTCTGAAAGCCCTCCGCAATACAGGGCATCTGGACAGGCTTTAATTAACATAAATTCCAGCGCTGGCCAGTTGGTTGGAGGAGCCTTAGTTGGTGGAATTATAGCATCTAAAGGAAGTAATTATGCTGGTTATGAACTTGCATATATAACTGTTGCCTTTGTAGCAATTGTTATTTTATTTTTAACTATCGGACTTAAAGGCCGCAAGGAACAGGTTGAAACCATGAAGGGATAA
- a CDS encoding heme-binding protein, which translates to MTETLAYEVEIKDDNFEIRMYADHILAHVDLDASFDDAMGIGFSILANYIFGGNRKRSSIEMTAPVTEEKRESEKIAMTTPVTEESLKESEKIKMTTPVIEEKTGNIHRISFVMPAKYTLDTLPEPDDKRIKFEEVKNERVASLRFKGRVKEKLARQKIEELKKWLEKNNIQPKSNFIVAQYNNPAVPGFLRRNEILVDI; encoded by the coding sequence ATGACCGAGACACTTGCTTATGAAGTGGAAATTAAGGATGATAATTTCGAAATAAGAATGTATGCAGACCATATACTGGCCCATGTAGATTTAGATGCATCATTCGATGATGCTATGGGAATTGGATTTTCAATACTGGCTAACTATATTTTTGGGGGGAATAGAAAGCGTTCAAGTATAGAAATGACCGCACCGGTTACTGAAGAGAAAAGGGAATCAGAAAAGATTGCCATGACAACACCTGTAACTGAGGAGTCATTAAAGGAATCTGAGAAAATAAAAATGACCACTCCTGTTATTGAAGAAAAAACAGGGAATATTCACCGTATATCTTTTGTGATGCCTGCAAAATATACACTTGATACGCTTCCAGAGCCTGATGATAAAAGAATTAAGTTTGAAGAAGTTAAAAATGAAAGAGTGGCTTCGCTTCGCTTCAAAGGAAGAGTTAAAGAGAAACTTGCAAGGCAAAAAATCGAGGAATTAAAGAAATGGCTGGAAAAAAATAATATTCAGCCGAAATCAAACTTTATTGTAGCACAATACAATAATCCAGCAGTTCCAGGATTTTTAAGACGAAATGAAATACTGGTGGACATCTAA
- a CDS encoding ATP-dependent helicase, with the protein MIKYSDFEKIVVNKLGRDIRAEVNPDQYKAISASKYDSLFIVAGPGSGKTTVMVLKVLKFIFVENIEPSDILATTFTRKAASQLKSRIIEWGNKLKSSFMNNPKYKDVINDLNEINFKKITIGTIDSISEDVLSMDSTDSPYTIIEDFVSNSLMTKVGILDHERQKDRQLKSFLNQIRGTKSQLNVSMMSQILLEIKDRIYHDRIDFNEFTNNYKHPGAEIARDAISDYTEELKNRLLLDFSMLEDEFLKKLQNGRLKKFLKHIKIILVDEYQDTNLLQEMIYFEIANAAIKNKGSIIVVGDDDQSLYRFRGATVELFRNFAQRLEEEISVTPCFINLSKNYRSTKNIVDFCNKFIEIDKGYEKARIEGKKPIVSSREGFFTELPVLGMFREDIKTLAKDLASFLDKIVHGDGISFQQGNETFNICIDEKNWSPGDIAILCSSPLELDFKGNQRLPCLLKDELSKYNPQIPIFNPRGQNLARNKVVEILCGILLECIDPEGLIQRELRGLPQNAVYRFNVWRSRALNYVKNEDNDYKFIKEFLNTWKIEFGLMGDDVSIIDLIYRLVRWIPEMQDPEGIVYVEVITKTITQTSLFSDFRANIILDDKNGRYKDSIIEAIWNIFVPIAIGVINIDLDILEDLPQNQINVMSIHQSKGLEFPIVVVDVGSDFRMNYSYDSFRRFPGTPGKSCTIEDNMREYSPIGKPERDGLDRAFDDIIRQYFVAFSRSKNILMLVGLNSVKDGYFFNGEMRYIPNMATGWDRKEKWHWKGLHGLFHI; encoded by the coding sequence ATGATAAAGTATTCTGATTTTGAAAAAATAGTGGTAAATAAGCTTGGAAGGGATATAAGGGCTGAAGTAAACCCTGATCAATATAAAGCCATAAGTGCATCAAAATATGATTCTCTATTCATTGTTGCAGGGCCTGGAAGCGGTAAAACAACTGTAATGGTTCTAAAAGTGTTAAAATTTATTTTTGTAGAAAATATTGAACCATCAGACATTCTTGCCACCACCTTTACACGTAAAGCGGCATCTCAACTGAAAAGCAGAATTATAGAATGGGGAAATAAACTGAAATCCAGTTTCATGAACAATCCTAAATATAAGGATGTAATAAATGACTTAAATGAAATAAATTTTAAAAAAATAACAATTGGAACCATTGACAGCATATCAGAAGATGTTCTAAGCATGGATTCCACTGATTCACCTTACACAATAATTGAAGATTTTGTCTCAAATTCATTGATGACCAAGGTTGGAATTCTGGATCATGAACGTCAAAAAGACAGACAGTTAAAAAGTTTTTTAAACCAGATTAGGGGCACTAAATCCCAATTAAACGTTTCAATGATGAGTCAGATACTGCTGGAGATAAAGGACAGAATTTATCATGACAGAATTGATTTCAACGAATTTACAAACAATTATAAACATCCCGGGGCAGAAATAGCTCGTGATGCAATTTCAGATTATACAGAAGAACTTAAAAACAGGTTACTTCTTGATTTTTCAATGCTTGAAGATGAATTTTTAAAGAAACTCCAAAATGGAAGGCTCAAAAAATTTTTAAAGCATATTAAAATAATTCTTGTAGATGAATACCAGGATACAAATTTGCTTCAAGAAATGATTTACTTTGAAATAGCAAATGCTGCAATAAAGAACAAAGGAAGCATTATTGTTGTAGGGGATGATGATCAATCGCTTTACAGATTCAGGGGGGCTACAGTAGAACTTTTCAGAAATTTTGCCCAAAGACTAGAGGAAGAAATTTCTGTAACGCCCTGTTTTATTAATCTTTCAAAAAATTACAGATCAACAAAAAATATCGTTGACTTTTGCAATAAATTCATCGAAATAGATAAAGGATATGAAAAAGCACGTATTGAAGGTAAAAAACCAATAGTCTCCTCGCGTGAAGGATTTTTCACAGAATTACCGGTTCTTGGAATGTTCAGGGAAGACATAAAAACCCTTGCAAAGGATCTTGCTTCTTTTTTAGATAAAATCGTCCATGGGGATGGAATTAGTTTTCAACAGGGAAATGAAACATTTAACATATGTATTGATGAAAAAAATTGGTCTCCAGGAGATATAGCCATTTTATGCAGTTCTCCTCTGGAATTAGATTTTAAAGGCAATCAGAGACTGCCCTGTTTACTTAAGGACGAGCTAAGTAAATATAACCCACAAATACCAATATTTAATCCTCGCGGACAGAATTTAGCACGAAATAAAGTTGTTGAAATACTTTGCGGTATACTGCTGGAGTGTATTGATCCAGAGGGGTTAATACAGAGGGAACTCAGAGGATTACCTCAAAATGCAGTATACAGATTTAACGTCTGGCGTTCAAGGGCTTTAAATTATGTTAAAAACGAAGATAATGATTATAAATTTATTAAAGAATTTTTGAATACATGGAAAATAGAATTTGGACTTATGGGGGATGATGTCTCCATCATTGATCTTATTTACAGATTAGTTAGATGGATTCCAGAAATGCAGGATCCTGAAGGAATTGTATATGTAGAGGTTATAACTAAGACTATAACTCAAACAAGCCTATTTAGTGATTTTAGAGCTAATATAATTTTAGATGATAAAAATGGGAGATATAAAGATTCAATTATAGAAGCAATATGGAATATTTTTGTTCCAATTGCAATAGGTGTAATAAATATTGATCTGGATATTCTTGAAGATCTTCCTCAAAACCAGATAAATGTAATGTCAATTCATCAGTCTAAAGGACTTGAATTTCCAATTGTAGTGGTTGATGTGGGCTCTGATTTTAGAATGAATTATTCATATGATTCTTTCAGGCGATTTCCAGGAACACCAGGTAAATCATGCACAATTGAAGATAATATGAGGGAATACTCTCCAATTGGGAAGCCTGAGCGAGATGGGCTGGACAGGGCTTTCGATGACATTATAAGGCAGTATTTCGTGGCATTTTCCCGTTCAAAAAATATTCTGATGCTTGTCGGGCTCAATTCAGTGAAAGATGGTTATTTCTTCAATGGTGAAATGAGATATATCCCTAATATGGCCACAGGATGGGATAGAAAAGAAAAATGGCACTGGAAAGGACTTCATGGTCTTTTCCATATATGA
- a CDS encoding PEP/pyruvate-binding domain-containing protein gives MESSPRIIISLSEAQNFDNDLVGSKTRNLSLILNRGFRVPQGFCITTEGYSNFIIENNLFHIIDMEVFKKSFEDMRWEEIWDASLRIRSAFLKAKMPLHIEGLVKKEIESFGRNIKFSVRSSSPAEDSFIYSFAGIHESYTNVKGIDEILKAIKLVWASLWSDRAILYREELSLDSINSSIAVLVQKMDKKPVSGLAFSKDPRNGTQNLIIEAVSGFLSKLVDNEVEPQKWFINRNNGEIINHLKPSEKSLMSFLDVKNIGEMILKIENIFGFPVDVEWTGKGDDFTVLQVRPITGLNDQDEDRQWYLTLTPSLNNLKALSKRIENELIPQLEREGIELSKESPDGISRMQLAQKIKERAKIYFKWKDIYWNEFIPFAHGIRNFGTFYNDLVKPDDPYEFMEILKSNELIASKRNRELLGLAKVLNENPDLKNRISAIVSLKGKKLMRNLLQIDDEFRYKFVNLLDTYMDVSYNKKPMNEYPEVILGNIIKLSNQELRGAQITDSKAHEYLDKLYSAAGESRRAEVEENLRMGRLSWKLRDDDNILFGKVENQLLIFLNKGKKILVKEKRIDFDVDLIPENWKAIYNGLIDKNVYLDIDNLKKEEKSNINYKPRQLIGQPSSPGIVTSKARIISSLADFSKLESGEIIVCDAVQPQMTFLMALASGIVERRGGMLVHSSIIAREMGIPSVNGVSKATEIINNGDLITVNGYLGLVIIGEPEFNLERGFEEIKEW, from the coding sequence GTGGAGTCCTCACCAAGGATAATAATATCACTTTCCGAGGCTCAAAATTTTGATAACGACCTTGTTGGGTCAAAAACAAGGAATTTATCCCTCATTTTAAACAGAGGATTTAGAGTTCCTCAGGGATTTTGTATAACCACTGAAGGTTACAGTAATTTTATTATTGAGAATAATTTATTCCATATAATAGATATGGAAGTTTTCAAGAAGTCATTTGAGGATATGAGGTGGGAAGAAATATGGGATGCTTCATTAAGAATAAGATCTGCATTTTTAAAGGCGAAAATGCCTCTGCATATAGAAGGACTTGTAAAGAAAGAAATTGAAAGCTTTGGTAGAAATATAAAATTTTCTGTAAGGTCATCCTCACCAGCTGAAGATTCTTTTATTTACTCTTTTGCGGGTATTCATGAGTCTTATACCAACGTTAAGGGAATTGATGAGATTTTAAAGGCTATAAAACTTGTATGGGCTTCTTTGTGGAGTGATAGGGCAATATTGTATCGAGAAGAGTTATCACTTGACTCTATTAACAGTTCTATCGCTGTTTTAGTGCAAAAAATGGATAAAAAACCTGTTTCAGGACTTGCATTTTCAAAGGATCCTCGAAATGGAACCCAAAACCTAATCATTGAGGCAGTAAGTGGTTTTTTAAGTAAGCTTGTTGATAATGAAGTTGAACCTCAAAAATGGTTCATTAACAGGAATAATGGTGAAATAATCAACCATCTAAAGCCATCAGAAAAATCACTTATGTCATTTTTAGATGTTAAAAATATTGGAGAAATGATTTTAAAAATAGAAAATATCTTCGGATTCCCTGTCGATGTAGAATGGACTGGAAAAGGGGATGATTTCACAGTTTTACAGGTAAGGCCAATTACGGGTTTAAATGATCAAGATGAAGACAGACAATGGTATTTAACACTTACTCCTTCTCTGAATAATCTTAAAGCGCTTTCAAAAAGAATTGAAAATGAATTGATTCCCCAGCTTGAAAGGGAAGGCATTGAACTTTCTAAAGAAAGCCCTGATGGTATAAGCAGAATGCAACTAGCTCAAAAAATTAAAGAAAGGGCAAAAATCTATTTTAAATGGAAGGATATTTACTGGAATGAATTCATTCCATTTGCCCACGGCATTAGAAATTTTGGTACTTTCTATAACGACCTTGTTAAGCCTGATGATCCATATGAATTCATGGAAATATTAAAAAGTAATGAACTGATTGCATCAAAGAGAAACAGGGAATTATTAGGTCTTGCCAAAGTTTTAAATGAAAATCCGGATTTGAAAAATAGAATAAGTGCTATTGTTAGTCTTAAAGGCAAAAAATTGATGAGAAATCTTTTACAGATAGATGATGAGTTTAGATATAAATTCGTTAATCTTCTGGACACTTATATGGATGTTTCCTACAATAAAAAACCAATGAATGAATATCCTGAGGTTATTCTGGGAAACATAATAAAATTATCTAATCAAGAACTGAGAGGAGCGCAAATTACTGATAGTAAAGCACATGAATATTTAGATAAACTTTATTCTGCTGCTGGAGAATCAAGAAGGGCAGAAGTTGAAGAAAACCTTAGAATGGGAAGATTAAGCTGGAAGCTAAGGGATGATGATAACATTCTCTTTGGGAAAGTGGAAAATCAGCTCCTGATTTTTTTAAATAAAGGTAAAAAAATCCTTGTAAAAGAAAAACGTATAGATTTTGATGTGGATTTGATTCCTGAAAACTGGAAAGCTATATATAATGGATTAATAGATAAAAATGTGTATTTAGATATAGATAACTTAAAAAAAGAAGAAAAAAGCAATATAAACTATAAACCAAGGCAGCTAATAGGTCAGCCCTCATCTCCAGGTATTGTAACCAGTAAGGCAAGGATCATCAGTTCCTTAGCTGACTTTTCAAAGCTTGAATCGGGAGAAATAATAGTTTGTGATGCTGTTCAGCCACAAATGACATTTTTAATGGCCCTTGCTTCGGGGATAGTAGAAAGAAGGGGTGGAATGTTGGTTCATAGCTCGATAATTGCCAGAGAGATGGGTATACCCTCTGTAAATGGGGTCAGCAAGGCAACTGAAATTATCAATAATGGAGATTTAATCACTGTAAATGGATATCTGGGTCTGGTTATTATTGGAGAGCCCGAATTTAATTTAGAAAGGGGTTTTGAGGAAATTAAAGAGTGGTGA
- a CDS encoding PRC-barrel domain-containing protein, whose translation MRVSEQIKGKEVIDSSGMIVGKVKDVEINWSNNEIEAIVLGQGGISEMLGVSKNEVVIPRDAVKQIGDSILLKKLD comes from the coding sequence TTGAGAGTGTCCGAACAAATAAAAGGAAAAGAAGTTATAGACAGTTCTGGAATGATTGTGGGTAAAGTAAAAGATGTTGAAATAAACTGGAGCAATAATGAAATTGAAGCAATTGTTTTGGGACAAGGGGGAATTTCTGAAATGTTAGGCGTATCCAAGAATGAAGTAGTTATCCCCCGTGATGCCGTTAAACAGATTGGGGATAGTATACTACTTAAAAAACTGGACTAA
- a CDS encoding pyridoxamine 5'-phosphate oxidase family protein, translating into MQKKYDEPMCADLSRDEFCTEDDFKIKDEIRKLLDLENFAVLATQGHGQPYASIISFSASPDFKNIVFATPRETRKFNLLSKSLNVALLIDNRSRMPQSVNRISAVTITGKAKVLDLKERDEWEGILIKKHPYLKSFVGAPSTAVILVDVYRYFFVRRFQEVMEWSPHQG; encoded by the coding sequence ATGCAGAAGAAATATGATGAGCCCATGTGTGCTGATTTATCCAGAGATGAATTTTGCACAGAAGATGATTTTAAAATTAAAGATGAGATAAGAAAATTACTTGATTTAGAGAATTTCGCTGTTTTAGCCACCCAGGGCCATGGACAGCCGTATGCATCTATCATAAGCTTTTCTGCTTCTCCTGATTTTAAAAACATTGTTTTTGCTACTCCCAGAGAGACAAGAAAATTTAATTTACTTTCTAAATCTTTAAATGTAGCTCTTTTAATAGATAATCGGTCAAGAATGCCTCAAAGCGTTAACAGGATTAGTGCAGTTACCATTACAGGTAAAGCGAAGGTTTTAGATTTGAAAGAAAGAGATGAATGGGAAGGTATTTTAATTAAAAAGCATCCTTATTTAAAATCGTTTGTAGGAGCCCCCTCAACTGCAGTGATACTGGTAGATGTTTACAGATATTTTTTTGTTAGAAGGTTTCAGGAGGTTATGGAGTGGAGTCCTCACCAAGGATAA